From the Cohaesibacter sp. ES.047 genome, one window contains:
- a CDS encoding ABC transporter substrate-binding protein → MLLSSLGSGLVRVAFTHGTTTPQLPYVFQSGLSARQIAGAIIAFMVGLFLFLGTALAAPISVTDESDVTVTFAEAVDRIVAFNAYNGEFVRAVAGIETLVGMDGNALKEVGYWPDDGSVAVAGVNQREPDYEAIIGLEPDVVIFPRNGAWQEARDKLATFDIPVLVLTGWDPLRHTANVAAIGDITGHPDRAEKLNAFFTGYQDLLKERLKGVKKRSIYVEHGADYHAPTPGSGWHDMIAEGGGDSILSDIDIAKQPASKGSVHSFVLEPEFILKKDPEVIIKFHQRSYLPASKAAQKVHFDSLLARPGWSDLQAVKNGELYTVNWFASGACSKIIGSLYIAKWLYPDQFEDVDPDEAMRVWLEEFQGVKDPSGYSYHE, encoded by the coding sequence ATGCTTTTATCTTCCCTCGGTTCGGGATTGGTCCGCGTCGCTTTTACGCACGGAACGACCACCCCGCAGCTGCCCTACGTATTTCAATCAGGTCTTTCCGCTCGACAGATTGCCGGTGCCATCATCGCCTTCATGGTCGGGCTGTTCTTGTTTTTAGGTACGGCGCTGGCTGCACCCATTTCAGTTACTGATGAATCCGATGTAACCGTCACTTTCGCCGAGGCTGTCGACCGGATCGTGGCCTTCAATGCCTATAATGGCGAGTTTGTCCGGGCCGTTGCCGGGATCGAGACCCTTGTCGGCATGGATGGCAATGCGCTGAAGGAAGTTGGCTATTGGCCGGATGACGGATCTGTCGCGGTTGCTGGTGTCAATCAGCGTGAACCCGACTATGAGGCGATCATCGGTCTGGAGCCGGATGTCGTGATCTTTCCGCGCAACGGGGCATGGCAGGAAGCGCGCGACAAGCTCGCAACCTTCGACATCCCCGTTCTGGTGCTGACGGGTTGGGATCCCTTGCGTCACACAGCCAACGTTGCCGCCATTGGTGATATCACCGGTCATCCCGACCGGGCAGAAAAGCTCAATGCCTTTTTCACGGGTTATCAGGACCTGCTCAAAGAGCGTCTCAAAGGCGTCAAGAAGCGCTCGATATATGTGGAGCATGGTGCTGACTATCATGCTCCGACCCCCGGTTCCGGCTGGCATGACATGATCGCCGAAGGGGGCGGTGACAGCATTCTGTCCGACATTGACATCGCCAAACAGCCTGCTTCGAAGGGGTCAGTACATTCCTTTGTGCTCGAACCGGAGTTTATTCTCAAGAAAGATCCCGAAGTCATCATCAAGTTTCATCAGCGATCCTATCTTCCAGCCTCCAAGGCAGCGCAGAAGGTGCATTTCGACAGTTTGCTGGCGCGTCCTGGGTGGTCGGACTTGCAAGCCGTGAAGAATGGCGAGCTCTATACCGTCAACTGGTTCGCCTCTGGCGCATGTTCGAAAATCATCGGGTCGCTCTATATCGCCAAATGGCTGTACCCGGATCAATTCGAGGACGTTGACCCCGATGAAGCGATGCGTGTCTGGCTGGAAGAGTTCCAAGGCGTCAAGGATCCAAGCGGATACAGTTACCACGAATAG